From Synoicihabitans lomoniglobus, the proteins below share one genomic window:
- a CDS encoding ATP-binding cassette domain-containing protein encodes MIQANQLTKTFKDKKRGVVRAVDDVTFRCEPGQIYGLLGANGAGKTTTLRMLATLLKPSSGSAIVAGHDVVKASTAVRAQVGFLAASTALYGRLTAREMISYFGELNGLDTRTIKARIKQLADELDMHDFLDRRCDKFSTGMKQKTSIARTLVHDPEVMIFDEPTLGLDVMTARSIVRFVRQCRDNGKTVIYSSHVMSEIEKLCDRIGIIHDGQLVAEGTLAELSTQYGETDMEEIFVKAVGGEAALVAALEKQES; translated from the coding sequence ATGATCCAAGCCAATCAACTGACCAAGACCTTCAAAGATAAGAAGCGCGGCGTGGTGCGCGCCGTAGACGACGTCACCTTCCGCTGTGAACCGGGCCAGATCTACGGACTGCTCGGGGCCAACGGAGCGGGCAAGACCACCACGCTGCGCATGCTCGCAACGTTGCTCAAACCCTCCAGTGGTTCGGCCATCGTGGCCGGCCACGATGTCGTGAAAGCCTCGACCGCCGTGCGGGCCCAAGTCGGGTTCCTCGCCGCCAGCACCGCCCTGTATGGACGGCTCACGGCCCGCGAAATGATCAGTTATTTCGGTGAGCTCAACGGCCTCGATACGCGCACCATCAAGGCGCGGATCAAGCAACTCGCGGACGAGTTGGATATGCACGATTTTCTCGACCGTCGCTGCGATAAATTCTCCACCGGCATGAAGCAAAAAACCTCGATCGCACGCACCCTCGTGCACGACCCGGAGGTGATGATCTTTGACGAGCCGACCCTCGGGCTCGATGTGATGACCGCTCGCTCGATCGTGCGTTTCGTGCGCCAGTGCCGGGACAACGGCAAGACCGTGATCTACTCCTCCCACGTCATGAGTGAGATCGAAAAACTCTGCGATCGCATCGGCATCATCCACGACGGTCAACTTGTCGCCGAAGGCACCTTGGCCGAGCTGTCCACCCAGTATGGGGAAACCGACATGGAAGAGATCTTTGTCAAAGCCGTCGGTGGCGAAGCCGCCCTCGTCGCCGCCCTCGAAAAGCAAGAAAGCTAA
- a CDS encoding LytR/AlgR family response regulator transcription factor, which produces MKALLVDDERLARGELRRLLADVKGVEIVGEAANAEQARAKLEELKPDLIFLDVQMPGETGLEFLETLEPPMPQVIFTTAYDEFAVKAFELNALDYLLKPVDPARLESAIERLRERGALPAGDPADRPEILNPDDKVFVREGDNCWFVEVKRIRLLESEGNYTRVHFDNAQPQLFRSLNAMESRLDTKTFFRANRRQMINLQWIEKIEPWFSGGLLVELKGGAKVELSRRQAQAFRERMSL; this is translated from the coding sequence ATGAAAGCTCTCCTCGTTGATGATGAACGTCTCGCCCGCGGCGAACTGCGCCGCCTCCTCGCCGATGTCAAAGGCGTCGAAATCGTGGGCGAAGCGGCCAACGCCGAACAGGCCCGCGCCAAGCTCGAAGAGCTGAAACCCGACCTGATTTTTCTCGATGTGCAGATGCCCGGCGAAACGGGTTTGGAGTTTTTGGAGACACTCGAACCCCCGATGCCGCAGGTGATTTTTACGACCGCTTATGATGAGTTTGCCGTGAAGGCGTTCGAGCTCAACGCCCTCGATTACCTGCTCAAACCCGTCGACCCCGCCCGTCTCGAAAGTGCCATCGAGCGTTTGCGCGAGCGGGGAGCGTTGCCCGCCGGAGATCCGGCTGATCGCCCCGAAATCCTCAATCCTGACGACAAGGTCTTCGTGCGGGAGGGCGACAACTGCTGGTTCGTCGAGGTGAAGCGCATCCGCCTGCTCGAAAGCGAAGGCAACTACACCCGGGTGCATTTCGACAATGCGCAGCCCCAGCTTTTTCGTTCTCTCAACGCGATGGAATCGCGCCTCGATACCAAGACGTTCTTCCGCGCCAACCGCCGCCAAATGATCAACCTGCAATGGATCGAAAAAATCGAGCCATGGTTCAGCGGCGGACTCCTCGTCGAACTCAAAGGCGGCGCCAAGGTCGAGCTCAGTCGCCGCCAAGCCCAGGCCTTTCGCGAACGCATGAGCCTGTAG
- a CDS encoding sensor histidine kinase, with amino-acid sequence MIDSAPPFTDPVVAAKRERAKGRLYVMCQTIGWLGFLAMQLIFVHIVQSGKERAVSVSDDAQIVMIALLGWLISHYARVYFERWGWKEMGWLKLLPRALIMTFLMSLVWSIVGYGWSYGVLQETFPDKINPFLLMCISVINGTFVFGAWMSFYFVYHVFDRFNRSEIERLRLATVVKDAELRALKSQVNPHFMFNSLNSVRALIDEDPSRAREAVTQLANMLRYSLQAGSKQTVSFEDELTVVNDYLALEQVRHEERLRLRLDVDPDTLRRSIPPMLLQTLVENAVKYGIATQPAGGEIAIVARIRDGDLRIAVCNPGNLRSATAQESSRSTGVGLRNASDRLQLLFGDSATLTVSQSGPGEVTAEVVVPQDADRELAAPDRRRAARPSASVTPKVSA; translated from the coding sequence GTGATCGACTCAGCCCCGCCATTTACGGACCCCGTTGTCGCCGCCAAGCGCGAACGCGCCAAGGGGCGTTTGTATGTGATGTGCCAAACGATCGGCTGGCTGGGGTTTCTGGCGATGCAGCTCATCTTCGTTCACATTGTCCAATCTGGTAAGGAAAGGGCAGTGTCTGTCTCTGATGATGCGCAGATCGTGATGATCGCGCTGCTGGGTTGGTTGATTTCTCACTACGCCCGGGTGTATTTCGAGCGGTGGGGCTGGAAAGAGATGGGCTGGCTGAAGCTGTTGCCGCGTGCGCTCATCATGACGTTCTTGATGTCGTTGGTGTGGTCGATCGTCGGCTACGGCTGGTCCTACGGCGTGTTGCAGGAGACGTTTCCTGATAAGATCAACCCGTTCTTGTTGATGTGTATCAGTGTGATCAACGGCACGTTCGTTTTCGGTGCCTGGATGTCGTTCTATTTCGTCTACCACGTGTTCGACCGCTTCAATCGGTCGGAAATTGAGCGCCTCCGTTTGGCCACCGTGGTGAAGGATGCCGAGCTGCGGGCTTTGAAGTCACAGGTGAATCCCCACTTCATGTTCAACTCGCTCAACAGTGTGCGGGCGTTGATTGACGAAGACCCGAGCCGCGCCCGCGAAGCCGTCACCCAGTTGGCCAACATGCTGCGTTATTCGCTGCAAGCCGGCAGCAAACAGACCGTTTCCTTCGAAGACGAACTGACCGTTGTTAATGACTATCTCGCGTTGGAACAGGTGCGCCACGAAGAGCGGCTCCGCCTCCGCCTCGATGTGGATCCCGACACGTTGCGTCGTTCCATCCCGCCGATGTTGCTGCAAACCCTCGTGGAAAACGCGGTCAAATACGGTATTGCGACCCAGCCGGCTGGCGGTGAGATCGCGATCGTGGCCCGCATCAGGGACGGCGACCTGCGCATCGCGGTGTGTAATCCAGGAAACTTGCGATCCGCGACAGCCCAGGAATCCTCCCGGTCCACCGGAGTCGGCCTGCGCAATGCGTCCGATCGTCTGCAATTACTCTTTGGCGACAGTGCTACGCTCACCGTCTCCCAGTCCGGCCCCGGTGAAGTCACGGCCGAGGTGGTGGTGCCGCAAGACGCCGATCGTGAGCTTGCCGCTCCGGACCGCCGCCGTGCTGCTCGTCCCTCTGCCTCCGTTACTCCAAAAGTTTCCGCATGA
- a CDS encoding ribokinase, which produces MTPPQVVVVGSYVIDLCFNCEHFPAPGETLAGTSRTGPGGKGSNQAVAAGRAGAPTLYVGAIGDDAFGRDAQAFYEREGIATHWAVKSTQPTGSAAILVNAEGQNQIIVALAANLKLAKSDLPAIAIDGARMVICQLEANLPATTHALKLGRDAGALTILNPAPLRPDFKATMLKHVDILIPNETEFVELINRLGLHPGKKPLTTTAMLKLPPAKLHALCGTIGVPVVIVTLGMRGCFISRADGYVEVPAFQVKAVDTTGAGDAFVGGFAAGLLEHDGDLAAAARHGCAVAALSVTKPGTAPSMPTRAAVQRFLRRQR; this is translated from the coding sequence ATGACCCCGCCCCAAGTCGTCGTCGTCGGCAGCTATGTCATCGACCTGTGTTTCAATTGTGAGCACTTCCCCGCCCCCGGCGAAACCCTTGCCGGCACTTCCCGCACCGGCCCGGGAGGCAAGGGCTCCAACCAAGCTGTGGCCGCAGGTCGCGCCGGCGCCCCAACGCTGTATGTCGGAGCCATCGGCGACGACGCCTTCGGTCGCGATGCCCAGGCCTTTTACGAACGCGAAGGCATCGCCACGCACTGGGCGGTCAAAAGCACCCAACCGACCGGCTCGGCCGCCATTCTGGTCAACGCCGAGGGGCAGAACCAGATCATCGTCGCCCTCGCCGCAAATCTGAAGCTCGCCAAGTCCGACCTGCCCGCCATCGCGATCGACGGTGCCCGCATGGTGATTTGCCAACTCGAGGCCAACCTCCCCGCCACCACGCACGCGTTGAAACTCGGCCGCGACGCCGGGGCCCTGACGATTCTCAACCCCGCCCCCCTGCGGCCGGACTTCAAGGCGACGATGCTCAAGCACGTCGACATCCTCATTCCCAACGAGACCGAGTTCGTCGAACTCATCAACCGGCTCGGCCTGCATCCGGGGAAAAAACCGCTCACCACCACAGCGATGCTGAAGCTTCCGCCCGCCAAGCTCCACGCCCTCTGCGGCACCATTGGCGTGCCCGTAGTGATCGTCACCCTCGGGATGCGGGGCTGTTTCATTTCCCGGGCCGACGGCTACGTCGAAGTGCCGGCGTTTCAGGTCAAAGCAGTCGACACCACCGGGGCCGGCGACGCTTTTGTGGGCGGATTTGCCGCCGGACTGCTCGAACACGACGGCGATCTCGCTGCCGCCGCCCGCCATGGTTGCGCCGTCGCCGCGCTTTCGGTGACGAAGCCGGGCACGGCTCCCTCCATGCCGACGCGCGCCGCGGTCCAGCGATTCCTGCGCCGCCAACGCTGA
- a CDS encoding acyltransferase family protein, with protein sequence MTTPLRTLTIDGLRGLGAVMVVIFHINEGPLNPADTYHNVVKLGWLGVPVFFVVSGFCISNATNTCAGLAFFARRFLRIYPPYWVSLLVVLAVVAVRVFQIGTNDVTALPHDLKSVLYTALAFVGDVSGVTSMNWVYWSLGYELAFYLHFGAHTAQKPILDCHRCIAPGSRRSRISFGSMESFRGRRRDQLAGK encoded by the coding sequence ATGACGACGCCGCTTCGAACCCTAACTATCGATGGATTGCGTGGCTTGGGGGCGGTAATGGTGGTGATATTCCATATAAATGAAGGGCCACTAAATCCGGCCGACACCTATCACAACGTCGTGAAGTTGGGATGGCTAGGAGTTCCGGTCTTTTTCGTCGTGAGTGGTTTCTGTATCTCCAACGCCACGAACACTTGCGCCGGGTTGGCCTTTTTTGCCCGCAGGTTTCTCCGCATTTATCCTCCTTATTGGGTAAGTCTTTTAGTCGTGCTGGCCGTAGTTGCAGTTCGAGTTTTTCAAATTGGAACGAACGATGTTACCGCGCTTCCACATGATTTAAAATCCGTGCTCTACACCGCTCTGGCTTTCGTGGGAGACGTTTCTGGTGTGACCAGTATGAACTGGGTATATTGGAGTCTTGGCTACGAATTAGCCTTCTACCTCCATTTTGGGGCTCATACCGCGCAAAAGCCTATATTGGACTGTCACCGGTGTATCGCTCCTGGCTCTCGCCGTTCCCGTATTTCCTTTGGATCAATGGAATCTTTTCGCGGTCGGCGTCGCGATCAGCTGGCTGGTAAATGA
- the tnpC gene encoding IS66 family transposase — protein sequence MATVNPPTDLQEDDEAQVLRLECERLEQENHVLGTELKALNAEMAYMQRQLEALKRKLFGQSRGEQVSEAQLNLALDEMERERAQQEEVPKEVIGYARRRPQAEESQARLPEDLETITEEIIPEEVRAEPEAYERIGEEVTEELDVQPMKVIRRRIVRPKFKRKGQAAAAPFIAPLPARVIPGGLPAAGLIAFLLVAKYVDHLPLYRLEKSFKQRFGVKLPRQRLCDWTGYAIENWLLIIYHSIRQGLIGGDYLQIDETPIRYLDPDRKGQSSRGYLWVYGHPGGDLCFDWSLGRGKAAAEAIVCEFTGLLQSDGYQVYDRVSEGREITQLGCWAHARRRFYDAYQAGESGAAHYLVLIRDLYAIEASLPAEASVAQVAEIRAERSVPVLAQIRQSLDEDIDTHMPRTAIADAIGYARSQWSKLTAYVQHGQTRIDNNLTEQAIRPTKLGAKNWLFIGHPGAGKRAAIIYTILECCRRHNVEPLAYLNDVLRRLPGMTNHQVAAAKLTPRDWKPAA from the coding sequence GTGGCGACAGTTAATCCACCAACCGATCTTCAGGAGGATGATGAGGCGCAGGTTCTGCGTCTTGAATGCGAACGACTGGAGCAAGAAAACCATGTATTAGGCACGGAGCTAAAGGCGCTCAATGCGGAGATGGCTTACATGCAGCGCCAGTTGGAGGCCCTGAAACGCAAGCTGTTCGGACAGTCGCGGGGTGAGCAGGTCAGCGAGGCGCAGTTGAACTTGGCTCTCGACGAGATGGAGCGGGAACGCGCGCAGCAGGAGGAGGTGCCCAAGGAGGTGATTGGCTACGCCCGCCGTCGACCTCAGGCGGAGGAGTCGCAGGCCCGACTGCCCGAAGACCTGGAGACGATCACCGAGGAAATCATCCCGGAGGAGGTGCGGGCCGAACCGGAGGCCTACGAGCGCATCGGTGAAGAAGTGACCGAAGAACTCGATGTCCAGCCGATGAAGGTGATCCGTCGCCGGATCGTGCGACCGAAGTTTAAACGCAAGGGGCAAGCCGCAGCGGCGCCCTTCATTGCGCCGCTACCGGCCCGGGTGATCCCGGGCGGACTACCCGCCGCCGGTTTGATCGCGTTCCTCTTGGTGGCCAAATATGTGGACCACCTTCCTCTCTACCGATTGGAGAAAAGCTTCAAGCAACGCTTCGGCGTGAAGCTACCGCGTCAGCGCCTGTGCGACTGGACCGGATACGCCATCGAGAACTGGCTGTTAATCATCTACCACTCGATCCGGCAGGGATTGATCGGAGGCGACTACTTGCAGATCGATGAGACGCCGATCCGTTATCTTGACCCGGATCGCAAAGGACAAAGTAGCCGCGGTTACCTCTGGGTTTATGGACATCCAGGAGGAGACCTGTGCTTTGATTGGTCGCTGGGCCGGGGTAAAGCCGCGGCCGAGGCCATCGTGTGCGAGTTTACCGGTCTGCTGCAAAGCGACGGCTACCAAGTCTACGACCGGGTGAGCGAGGGTCGCGAGATCACGCAACTCGGATGCTGGGCGCACGCGCGTCGACGGTTCTACGACGCCTACCAAGCCGGTGAATCCGGGGCGGCGCATTACTTGGTGCTCATCCGCGATCTCTACGCGATCGAAGCGTCATTGCCGGCCGAGGCGAGCGTGGCGCAGGTCGCGGAGATCCGGGCCGAACGCAGTGTGCCAGTCCTCGCACAGATCAGGCAGTCATTGGACGAAGATATCGACACGCACATGCCCAGAACCGCCATCGCTGATGCCATCGGTTACGCCCGATCCCAGTGGAGCAAGCTGACCGCATACGTGCAGCACGGGCAAACGCGCATCGACAACAACCTCACCGAACAAGCCATCCGCCCCACCAAACTCGGGGCCAAGAACTGGTTGTTCATTGGGCACCCCGGTGCGGGCAAGCGCGCTGCGATCATCTACACCATCCTCGAATGCTGCCGCCGCCATAACGTCGAACCTCTCGCTTACCTCAACGACGTGCTCCGTCGCCTGCCCGGCATGACCAATCACCAAGTCGCTGCCGCCAAACTTACCCCGCGCGACTGGAAACCCGCGGCCTGA
- the tnpB gene encoding IS66 family insertion sequence element accessory protein TnpB (TnpB, as the term is used for proteins encoded by IS66 family insertion elements, is considered an accessory protein, since TnpC, encoded by a neighboring gene, is a DDE family transposase.) — translation MARIEAEQIYVYGGVVDLRKGANSLRTLVGRPEPEALYVFSNRSRGLLKFLVVDATGVWCGTRRLHHRRFAWPESPDGQERLTRDELAWLIAGGDVKKLRLKRTLAGQ, via the coding sequence ATGGCTCGAATCGAAGCGGAACAGATTTACGTGTATGGTGGCGTGGTGGATTTGCGCAAAGGAGCGAACAGCTTGCGGACGTTGGTGGGCCGGCCGGAGCCGGAAGCGCTTTACGTGTTTTCAAACCGGTCAAGAGGCCTGCTGAAGTTCCTCGTCGTCGATGCGACGGGTGTTTGGTGCGGCACGCGACGTCTGCATCACCGGCGGTTTGCGTGGCCGGAAAGTCCGGACGGTCAGGAGCGGCTGACGCGTGATGAACTTGCGTGGCTGATCGCGGGTGGAGACGTGAAAAAGTTACGTCTAAAGCGCACTTTGGCTGGCCAATAG
- a CDS encoding M1 family metallopeptidase, producing MKYRWGRRGIVALAIVLCSTSARAEAPFNFETNPGNLPKTIVPTHYRVRIEPDLPARTIQGEVRIDIEVRATVDAIVLNANELTIDRATLLPAGDSPHDDPVALTATLDADLQQLSLAGPEPLAPGAYVIEITYRGIIHPNAEGFFFDRYPTASGEKEMFGTQMEVLEARRALPCWDEPAFRATFDVTLVVPASFTAFSNMPATGETPLPGDRKAVSFARTPSMSSYLLAFFGGELETIEADHHGTRLIIAFTEGKTATAGYALESTKRILDYYADYFGAPYPLPQLVQIGVPNAFSNFGAMENWGCISYIDTLLLYDPAVMSQTDKEWVFKVIAHEIAHQWFGNLVTMGWWDNLWLNEGFASWLETKCTNDLNPTWNTWLRANSDKERALALDARQSTHAIQLPGVTETSAMDAFDTISYEKGKAFVRMLEAFLGETPFRDGIRLYMQRHALSNTTTADLWAALAESSGQPVTAIAAGWTEQPGFPIVSATVSDDRLHLDQQRFILDDPQAENLSWSIPVTFAPYDQLTSPSSHLLAATPADLPWPGDRSAPKLNVGDTGFYRVLYDEATLSALIAALPTLPVADQLNLLGDTWALVLAGRVAATDYLDIVLALRHSTAQPVWETMLRSLGTIDSWQQRQPGRFAYQSWLVELLTPQLDHIGWDATPGESPLLGTLRARLINILAKSGDEATIAECQRRFARYQEDPTSLSGDLRPAVFNTVGRYADEAMYRRLHDLARAAPTTAEKRRAYGAMQHALEPALARRTLELTLGDELSTSERNANVQRVGVYGEHLDLAWEFAVAHAAELLAAQPAFGVNSYLPEIVQNATDSRYAHELEQVTREHLGEAGEAEAAKATSLIRLNAAVSERELPRIDAWVARRVTPRS from the coding sequence ATGAAATATCGTTGGGGACGCCGGGGCATCGTGGCCCTTGCCATCGTCCTATGCTCCACCAGTGCCCGCGCCGAGGCGCCGTTCAACTTCGAGACCAATCCGGGCAACCTGCCCAAGACGATTGTGCCGACTCATTACCGCGTGCGCATCGAACCCGATTTGCCGGCTCGCACCATCCAAGGCGAGGTGCGCATCGATATCGAGGTGCGAGCGACGGTCGACGCCATCGTGCTCAATGCCAACGAGCTGACTATCGATCGCGCCACCCTCCTGCCCGCAGGCGACTCGCCCCACGACGACCCGGTGGCATTGACCGCCACGCTCGACGCCGACTTGCAACAACTGTCGCTCGCCGGGCCGGAGCCGCTCGCTCCCGGAGCATATGTCATCGAAATCACGTATCGCGGCATCATCCACCCCAACGCCGAGGGATTCTTCTTTGATCGCTACCCCACCGCGTCCGGTGAGAAGGAAATGTTCGGCACCCAAATGGAAGTGCTGGAAGCCCGCCGCGCTTTGCCTTGCTGGGACGAACCCGCTTTTCGGGCGACCTTTGACGTCACGCTCGTCGTGCCCGCATCGTTCACCGCATTCTCCAACATGCCGGCCACGGGCGAAACGCCACTGCCCGGGGATCGCAAGGCCGTGAGCTTCGCCCGCACCCCGAGCATGTCGAGCTACCTGCTGGCATTTTTCGGCGGTGAATTGGAGACCATCGAAGCCGACCACCACGGCACGCGGCTCATCATCGCCTTCACCGAAGGCAAGACGGCCACGGCCGGCTACGCGTTGGAATCGACCAAGCGCATCCTCGACTACTACGCCGACTATTTCGGCGCACCCTACCCGTTGCCCCAACTCGTGCAAATCGGCGTGCCCAACGCCTTCTCCAATTTCGGCGCCATGGAAAACTGGGGCTGTATCTCCTATATCGATACGCTGCTCCTTTACGATCCGGCCGTGATGTCGCAGACCGACAAGGAGTGGGTATTCAAGGTCATCGCCCACGAGATCGCCCACCAGTGGTTTGGCAACCTCGTGACCATGGGCTGGTGGGACAACCTCTGGCTCAACGAGGGATTCGCCAGCTGGTTGGAAACCAAGTGCACCAACGACCTCAATCCCACCTGGAACACGTGGCTGCGGGCCAACTCCGACAAAGAACGCGCCCTCGCGCTCGACGCCCGCCAATCCACCCACGCCATTCAATTGCCCGGCGTCACCGAGACTTCGGCCATGGACGCGTTCGACACCATTTCCTACGAAAAGGGCAAGGCCTTCGTGCGCATGCTGGAGGCGTTTCTGGGCGAGACTCCTTTCCGGGACGGCATCCGACTCTACATGCAACGCCACGCGCTGAGCAATACCACCACCGCCGACCTCTGGGCCGCCCTCGCGGAGTCATCGGGTCAACCAGTGACCGCCATTGCCGCCGGCTGGACCGAACAGCCGGGATTTCCCATTGTCTCCGCCACCGTATCCGACGACCGCCTGCATCTGGACCAGCAGCGCTTCATTCTGGATGACCCGCAGGCCGAAAATTTGTCGTGGTCGATTCCCGTGACCTTTGCGCCATACGATCAACTCACGTCCCCTTCCAGCCATCTGCTCGCCGCCACGCCGGCAGACCTGCCATGGCCGGGCGACCGCTCCGCCCCCAAACTCAACGTCGGCGATACCGGCTTTTACCGCGTCCTCTATGACGAGGCCACTCTGAGCGCGCTCATTGCGGCACTGCCGACCCTTCCCGTTGCCGACCAACTCAACCTGCTCGGTGACACGTGGGCCCTCGTGCTCGCGGGTCGCGTCGCCGCCACGGACTACCTCGACATCGTCCTCGCCCTCCGCCACAGCACCGCCCAACCCGTGTGGGAGACCATGCTCCGATCCCTCGGCACCATCGACTCCTGGCAACAACGTCAACCGGGCCGCTTCGCCTATCAGTCATGGCTCGTCGAACTCCTCACGCCCCAGCTCGATCACATCGGGTGGGACGCTACTCCCGGCGAATCCCCCTTGCTCGGCACCCTGCGCGCCCGACTGATCAACATCCTCGCAAAAAGCGGCGACGAAGCGACGATCGCCGAGTGCCAGCGCCGCTTTGCCCGCTACCAAGAAGATCCGACCAGCCTGTCCGGCGACCTGCGCCCGGCCGTCTTCAACACGGTGGGCCGCTACGCCGATGAAGCCATGTATCGACGGCTTCACGATCTGGCTCGCGCCGCCCCCACCACGGCGGAAAAACGACGGGCCTATGGTGCCATGCAGCACGCCCTCGAACCCGCCCTCGCCCGACGCACGCTCGAACTGACACTGGGCGACGAACTCTCCACCTCCGAGCGCAACGCCAATGTTCAACGCGTCGGCGTCTACGGCGAGCACCTCGATCTCGCGTGGGAATTTGCCGTGGCCCACGCCGCCGAACTTCTCGCCGCCCAACCCGCGTTTGGCGTCAACTCCTACCTGCCTGAGATCGTGCAAAACGCGACCGACTCGCGCTATGCCCACGAACTCGAACAAGTGACCCGTGAACACCTCGGTGAAGCAGGCGAAGCCGAAGCCGCGAAGGCGACCAGTCTCATCCGGCTCAATGCCGCCGTGAGCGAGCGCGAGCTGCCGCGTATCGATGCGTGGGTGGCTCGACGCGTGACTCCGCGAAGCTGA
- a CDS encoding N-acetylglucosamine kinase, translated as MRSVGSTYRIGVDGGGTKTELILIDETGAIVTRHLAPGCNPNIAGPEQARAIILEALGQIHREPVISTHLYMAGAPSWWREFAADLRDFGTVSSHHDALPVLELATSGRPGLVLHGGTGSFVAAHAPDDTVHYAGGLGWRFGDPGSGYDLGRRVIARGLLELQGWAPLTRFGPLVQHQSGLPVDETTVTALTRHFYQNRDPNKTIAALAPAVLHLATEGDEAARTMVLESAKPLLDLALQVATRLFPATPLDALPAGLSGPILTHPAVQAALVPRSPLPLTPITEAPIMGVHRLMTRD; from the coding sequence GTGCGTTCTGTGGGTAGCACCTATCGCATCGGCGTCGACGGCGGCGGAACCAAAACCGAACTCATCCTGATCGATGAGACCGGTGCCATCGTCACCCGTCACCTCGCCCCCGGCTGCAATCCCAATATCGCCGGCCCCGAACAAGCCCGCGCCATCATTCTCGAAGCCCTGGGCCAGATCCATCGCGAGCCCGTGATCAGCACGCACCTCTACATGGCGGGCGCGCCGAGCTGGTGGCGGGAATTTGCCGCCGATCTCCGCGATTTCGGCACCGTCTCGTCGCACCATGATGCGCTGCCGGTGCTCGAGCTGGCCACCAGCGGTCGACCGGGTTTGGTGCTGCACGGCGGCACGGGTTCTTTCGTGGCCGCTCATGCTCCCGACGACACGGTGCACTACGCTGGCGGCCTCGGCTGGCGGTTCGGTGATCCGGGAAGTGGATACGACTTGGGGCGGCGCGTGATCGCCCGCGGGCTGCTGGAACTGCAGGGTTGGGCCCCGCTCACCCGGTTCGGCCCGTTGGTGCAACATCAGTCGGGTCTGCCGGTGGACGAAACGACCGTCACCGCGCTTACCCGGCATTTTTACCAGAACCGCGACCCAAATAAAACCATCGCCGCGCTGGCTCCGGCCGTGCTCCACCTCGCCACCGAAGGCGATGAAGCCGCCCGAACCATGGTGCTGGAATCGGCGAAACCGCTGCTGGATCTCGCGCTCCAAGTGGCGACACGGTTGTTTCCCGCCACCCCACTCGACGCCCTGCCCGCCGGTCTGAGCGGCCCCATTCTCACGCACCCCGCCGTGCAGGCGGCGCTGGTGCCGCGATCACCGTTACCACTCACTCCCATCACCGAGGCTCCCATCATGGGCGTGCACCGGTTGATGACGCGTGATTGA
- a CDS encoding 3-methyladenine DNA glycosylase codes for MLAESVWQEQRRAHEARVDRLIDGQRERASRGQKHPVKDFLFTYYSFRPAWLRRWHPGPGVILAGNTARDFLRWSEYREVGQGVQIEPAALPDKRRAFARWLETFLSTTAARPAFFGCFGWHEWAMVYRQAPEEIRHNAHPLRFPPDEIARIVESGPGCCTHYDAFRFFTTSARPLNRLQPTRESAVELDQRGCLHANMDLYKWAYKLAPFTPSELIADCFELARAIREVDMRASPYDLQHLGYSPIKIEEAAGRTEYETLQRDFAAKGQPLRARLLNVTQKLTRKP; via the coding sequence GTGCTCGCCGAATCCGTTTGGCAGGAGCAACGCCGTGCGCACGAGGCGCGGGTCGATCGTTTGATCGACGGCCAACGTGAGCGCGCCTCGCGCGGACAAAAGCACCCGGTGAAGGATTTCCTGTTCACCTACTATTCGTTTCGTCCCGCCTGGTTGCGCCGTTGGCATCCGGGACCCGGCGTGATTCTGGCCGGGAACACGGCCCGGGATTTCCTGCGCTGGTCGGAATACCGGGAAGTCGGTCAAGGTGTGCAAATCGAACCGGCGGCGCTCCCGGATAAACGACGGGCCTTCGCCCGTTGGCTGGAAACATTTCTCTCCACCACTGCCGCGCGGCCCGCGTTCTTCGGCTGTTTCGGCTGGCACGAATGGGCGATGGTCTATCGTCAGGCCCCGGAGGAGATCCGACACAACGCACACCCGCTGCGATTCCCGCCCGACGAGATCGCCCGCATCGTCGAGAGTGGTCCCGGGTGCTGCACGCACTACGATGCCTTTCGGTTTTTCACCACCTCGGCCCGCCCGCTCAATCGCCTGCAACCGACCCGGGAATCCGCCGTGGAGCTGGACCAACGGGGCTGCCTGCACGCCAACATGGATCTCTACAAGTGGGCGTATAAACTGGCGCCGTTCACGCCGTCGGAGCTCATCGCCGACTGCTTTGAGCTCGCTCGGGCCATTCGGGAAGTCGACATGCGTGCGAGTCCCTACGATCTGCAACACTTGGGTTATTCTCCGATCAAGATCGAGGAAGCCGCCGGGCGAACGGAATACGAAACCCTCCAACGCGACTTTGCCGCGAAGGGTCAGCCGCTCCGCGCACGCCTTTTGAACGTGACGCAAAAACTGACGCGGAAGCCGTGA